TTTTGCATCGCCTCTTCTCGAAAAACTCGAGAAGCAATCAACACAAATCTTTGAACATCATCAAACTACCACCACTCCATCACATCATCTGATCTCACCTACATCTACTCCCCATTCTGCATCAATTTCAGTAAGGAcagaaaattcaaagaatgacAACATAGTCACACCACAGTCATCTAAGCAAAATCATACGTCCCATGGTATTCTTGGTAGATCTCTTTCAATGAAGTCTAAAAATCTGGTTCATAATCTGAAGGCTAAAACTATTGGTAATAAAcaagaatcaaaatcaCTATCAACGCCATCCTCAGAGAATAACAAATCCAgttcaaatcaaattccTACTCCCGATACACATTCAGGATGGGGTGTAAGTTCGTTTAGTAAAGCTTCACAAACAATAACTCCACGTCGTACATCCTCAAGGGGTAAAAGTGATACTACTGTATATGCTGCCTATGGAACGCATCCAAATTCTATTCAAGAGGTTAGTAATGAAAGTAGCGAAGATTCGATGTTTGAAAACAATAGTACTAATAACATAAGAAGAACAAGGCACGGAAGTAACTCCATTCTAAGCTCACCCACCAATGTGGCCATGTATACCACACCACCATTAGAAGATATGGCCACATTTGGCAGATtgaattcatcttcaactGCACTTTCACATAGGAAGTCGCTAAGTTGGCAACTACAACAGCAAAACCCCAAGGCAACTAAGATAACCAATCCGATAAGcgaaattcaaaatttaaaagataCGAGGTTATCAAAGGATGCCCGTCTTATGGATGATACATTAACAGCTGAACTAGAACTACGGAAATTAAGGGTGGAAATAAAATCTTTAGAGGCAAGGAAAAGTCAATTACtgattgatattgatgagaTGCAGTCAACCAAGTGCAACCTTTcccaagaaattgaatccTTGAAATTAGATAAGGAATCATTTCACTCAGTAAGCACTTCTGATGACCGTGCTTCTTCTCAACCAATAGGTGATGCTATTCCATTAGAAGAACCATCTCCAGTAAAGCAAATTTCAACTGCTAGTATGGCGAGAACTGCTccaaaaccaaaattttGGAAGTTTTTCTCTTCTCAAGGTGGTAAACAACCTCCTCACTCAGTTTCAACTCAAAGCCTTAACAATATTGGAACCCCACCATCATTATTTCCCACGGGGAATAATTCACAGTCAAGTCAACGCTTGGAAATATCTCCTCCTGTATTGCAAAATCCGAATGAATTTTCTGACGTTAAATTGATACCCCTGCATACTGCATCGACATCTACATCAGGCGGAGATAGTTCTTCCGTGAATTTATATGGATCAACATTGGTAAATAGATGCCAATACGAAGGCACTAACGTACCTTTCATAATAACAACTTGTATTacagaaattgaaagtagtgatgaaaatttgaaaacagaAGGACTTTATAGAAAGTCAGGCTCACAACTAATAATAGAAGAAGTGGAGTCTAAGTTTGCCAGTAGTACGTTTACCACTTTCGACATGACGAGATATGATATACATATTGTAACAAGTGTCCTAAAGAGATATTTACGAAAATTACCCGATCCACTATTAACATTTAAAGTATATGATCCCTTAATGAGATTGGTCAGGGAAAACAAACTGATGGGATACCTACccttgaataatgaaatggaCAATACTCCCCTATTTGAAAAAGTCATAGAAGTACttaagaaaatattaagcAACTTACCATCGCAACACAAGGAATTATTGAAGGTCCTTTCAGCGCACATCAACATGGTAGACCATTATAATAAATGGAATTTAATGacaatgaataatttaGCTCTGGTTTTTGCTCCAAGTATTATCAGAGATTTCAATGGTGATAGGGATATTATCGAtatgaaagaaagaaattatatagTGGGATTCATTTTTGCAAACTATAAACGTCTCATATAGACAGGAAACGATACAACTAATGAAACAACCACTTTACCCAGGATACTAAATATAACATGACTGGGGAAGTTGTATAAATACAATATATTACTATTTACGAACTCTATAAAATTCTATTAATTCTTTGTGTTTATAGAGAAGGCATACATATCAGATGCTTACTTTCATAAGGCAATCTACCTTTTCATAGACGCCAGGTATTTTTGATATCCAATATCCTCCATAATGTTCGCCTTTTCTAAGACTTCCTCCTCTTGTTTAAGtagaaatttattcatcttggtttgatattgaaaatcaaAGCCACCTAATATTCTAATAGCCAAAAGAGCTGCATTAATACTATTATTAATCCCAACAGTAGCTACTGGGACACCTCTTGGCATTTGAACGATCGAATGCAGAGAGTCAACACCGTCAAGACATGACCCTTTAACAGGCACACCGATGACAGGAAGAGGAGTCATGGCTGCCACCATTCCTGGCAAATGTGCTGCCCCTCCGGCACCAGCAATTATTGCCTTAATACCCCTCTTTGAGGCTTCAATAGCATATTTACTCATTCTATGCGGGGTTCTATGAGCAGAAACAATGGTAACCTCAATTGGAACCCCAAATTCCTCTAAGAGTTTACATCCTGCCGACATTACTGGCAAATCGGAATCTGAACCCATTATTATCCCAACAATAGGTTTTTCTTGATCGTTGGCTTCCATTCGTTCTACAGCAGAAGTTTCGATAGGGgcttcatcttcaattaataatgagGATAGCTTTCTTTCACATTCTCCCATCGAAGAACTAATGACGTTAACATGACCGATTTTTCTCTTCGGTCTTGATTCCTTTCCATAAAGATATACAGAGCAACCTGGCGTGTTCAATGCACGTTTACATATTCTTAACTCTGCAtccttctcttctttatctccaataatattcaacatAATAGCATTAGTACTATTGGTGGATAGTGAGGTAAAACCTTTAGGCAAAGGTAAATCTAGAATTGCCCTCAAATGAGCTTCAAATTGGGATGTCACACATGCATCAATTGTATAATGACCTGAATTATGTGGTCTAGGAGCAATTTCATTCACTAGTATTTCaccattttccaaataaaaCATTTCCACTCCAAATATACCACAACCTGGGAAAGATTTAATGGCATTTTCAGCCAAAAGTTTGGCCTTTAGCTGTACGGAATCAGGTACTCTAGCGGGGGCGTAACATAGATGGCACATATTATCTTCATGAACTGTTTCTACCACGGGATACGAGAATACTTGGCCATTCACAGAACGTATTACCATGACAGCTAATTCTTTAGTGAATAGTGACCATTTTTCTGCGTATAATGGAGAGTCTTTGAGAGTCTTCAATGCATTAGGAATGTCCTCAGGTTTCTTAACAACAAAATTTCCTCTACCATCGTAGGCAAATGTTCTTGATTTCAACATAAATGGATAATCAAATCGTTCACCTATGCGAACGAGGTTTGACTCTGTTGATTCTAAAATCGGTACACTTTCTACTACATTAATTccattcttcattaaatgtTCCTTTTGTATGTATTTGTCTTGGATTAACTGAATTGTCTCCGGAGTTGgatatattttcaaatttggataAGTTAATTGCACACTTTGCAACGTCAACACATCCACATGTTCAATCTCGATAGTCAAAACATCACACTTAGCAGCtaacttttcaatatcttgtGGGTTAGTGTACGATCCATCGACATGTTCAGAGCTGTTACTAATTTGCTTCGCTGGAGAGTTTGGAGCATCAAGTACGATAGTACGTATATTCAAACGATTGGCCGCTTCAACAAGCATTCTGCCTAGTTGTCCACCCCCTAATATACCGACTATTCTTTGATCCATTATTGTTGCTTTGCTGCTATTATTGCTTTTATCGTTAGGTTTGTATCTAAGATGCAGATGAGCTTCTTATATATGACCTACAATTGTGAGAATAGCGATGAAAGAAGTCAAAAAGTTTTGACATTATATAGAGAGGTATGTTCTTGAAATGTTCTTAAAAATATCCATTATTTTTCAGAGAAGTCAAGATAAGCGAAATAAAAGAGTCAGAAAAGTCGGACGTCAAAAAAAAGACAACGTTAATGCCAAGTAgcaaataaagaatatgGAATAGTAAAGAGGGGTATTAGGAACAGAGTATtagttattattattagttaTATTTTAGTAAATGTAAATACagaattaagaaaaatttcaaacgTGATTTTCTGAATTCCCCACATTATGATGaatattaaatttgttttgttgttcttcaatCATGTTTAGCTCCTTTAGAAGTTCGCTTCTATTTGGTGAAAGCGTAGGAGACTcgtttgaaaatgaagaagaaggtttgAGAATTGGTGTTGATGGaagaaaattcattttcaagTTTCCATATATGGTTTTCGTTTTGGCTGACATATCTGATTCTATAAGTAGTGCACCTAAAGGGTGCTTCTCAATCTTCGAAAGTAGttttataattatttgtttgatCTTCTGTATTCTCTTCTCAACTACGGTAGAGGATGTCTCTTTTAAAGACGCGgttattttgttttccaTCAAAGTATTTACGGTTGGTGATTGTGATGATGACATTCTCCGTTCGGAAGTACTCATATGCAAAAACCGCCTCAGTGATTTTGATCTAAGAATTTTGCCCTTGCTACTCGTTGATAAAGATGGTTCTATGTGGGAaagttttttttcaatggattcaCCACCCACTTGCGTTAGAAATGTAGTAAATAGGCCAATGCTAAAGTTTTTGATAAATGCATCCACGACTTCTACCTCATTTAGAACTGATTTGACATTCTCATTATGATGTTTTTGAAGGCTCAATACGGTGCTCATATTTACGTTACTAAAATCTtgctttttcaaatcataCATTTGACAGATTTCAATTGAGGGGTAATTGAAGCAAAGGTTAATAAAGCTTTCTAGATTTGATTTATTCATGGATATAAACAAATTTAACTCCGTCACAATATCGAGAATTTGAGTCAATTGggtatattttttttcatttgatgCAGGTCCATCTCCCAAACCTAATAGAATATTAAGATTGTATTCAAATGAAGTTATTAAATGCAATAAATGTAATGTGGAATAGACGAAAAATTCTggaaatataatgaaatcttTGTATGTGGtcaaatattcatcttGTAACGTCATTTCTGCCTCGTGTTGTTGTACTTGAGAGTCTAGTTTTGGAGTGTTTAATAGGAAAACTAACTGTAAGAGATTAACTCTTTTGAAAACCGCTAACGtagtttcattatcatgGTGCCCCTCCATAAGGTATAGGATAAACTTTTGCATTAATCCCATCCTGTTGGAATTTatagaattatttttaaaatgaAGAGATAGATTGCTAAATGTCCCGGTGGAAGTTCCATCATTACTATTAGTCGTTGTTAAGTTATATGGTTTAgcaaataatttcttcaaagaggTAGAACTATTTTTTAACTCCTGTCGGAGGGTAAATTTTTCTGGATTAGTTTGAGAATCATAAAGGATTTGACCGTCtaaatcataataataatccCATATATCAGAGTGCAATTGGAATATAGGATTATCCGTTCCAATAATTGCAAAAGCTTGTGAATATTCAGAAATGGGACTAAAAAAATCTCGTAGTTTATCAACAATTGATATGTCCATATAAGGAAATATCAATATATATTGACCAttgtaatatttattatcttttccaaagaaacaGCGAACAAAATTTGCCAAGGACATGACAAAATCTCCCAATACATCTTTTGTTTCATGCAATGAATTGATAATTAGTTTCCATGAGTAATTCTTCGTCATATCAGTTTTCATTAATAGAGGTATGAATTGttccaaaaattttaaaatatggCTGTTGTAATTGGTAAAAATGGGTATTGGGTCACTTTTTACAAGATTAATTTGTAAAGgaattttcttgaaatatgTAGGGAGTGCAATTGGATGAAAACGTGTAAAATAATAACTAATCAGTTGCTCATGAAATATGATCTTATTACCAAAGGAATCAATCGGTTTTAAATCATTTAGCTTTAGAATAGTTTTGAGTATATTTTCATTAGGATCAAATATCCTATTAatcattttttgatttgTTATTGATCCTAATATCCTTTGCATTCCAACattagaattaaattttgtcACAATGGAGAGGTCCACGCTatttataatattgaaaagatcGATTACTGTCTGTAAAGATGCTCCCCTAGGTGATGACATATAGTAATCCAAAGTCATTGTTAGAATAGGcttgaaaatgatataatttttcaaagttgtTCCAATGGCTAATGATCTTATTATGGCCCCTCTGTCATTGGTCTTGTCTAGCTTTGTATTTACAACGTTAAAGAAAAACAGAGTATCCAAATCATCctttttattctttgtaAGATCagattccaattcttcctcttctaaGACTATACTGTATCTTTTCCTCTCGACCGTGGCCAAAACGTTACTTTTCTCACTGGCCTTATTAGAGTACGTTGGTGGCGgaaataattgataattctGAGTGTACTTATTATGATATAATATAAAAGTGGTAAAATCAGATTTTCCTGGTACTTTCTCGACGTTATTAGGTATCATCAAACTTGCTATATTTTGTGGACCATCGGGGCTTAATTCACCATTGGATGAAAACTTAAAACCAGGGATTGTCTTTGGATATTGATACTTAACTATGGGTCCCAatatattatcaaattctgCCGAAATTATGTATTCTACATTGTGCTGTTGGGTGGTAGAATGTTTTGTGGAAAGTCTGCTTTGACGTTCCGATTTTAATGTTACCGGACGCAGTAACATGATCTAAACGTACGGTTCTCTCTTGGTATGTGTACTGGGGGTTAAGTATTGCTAATACGGATCCAGAATGGTGAGATAGACCTTATAGTGGTTCTCCTTTTTGATGTTCAATACCTGCAATCTAAGTGTAGATCTCGATTTTTTAATGGCGCcatgaaatttcaaagaaattcGATACAACATTCATCAGTAAATATACAAATTgttaatgaagatgaaaacgAAAGAAGATTATGAATATTGTTTGTATTAATGTTTTATATATTTCCAATAAAGTTGGCTATCTTAACTTAAAGAATTTTGGATAATTTTTCGTAAGTATAGAAGACTGCGGCATTTGAAGGTACTGCTCTAAGTAAAGTAATACCCAATCCTCGATAGAAGCCAGCTACCCCATCTCTCTCTAGTATCGATCTAACAGTCTCCATCAATGCAAGGTGTTCTGTTTGCATTATTGACTTTACAGTGTCTGCTGGGAATACACTACCATTAAATGCTAAACCAGCCGTTGCCCCACTAATCAATAACTGCCACGTAGTATTCACTTCGCTCTTGGGATCTCTCAAGGTCTGCTTCATTAATTCATAAGTTGCAAACCAGACAACACTCCCTATGGACTCCCTAATAAAAGTACTTGATTGACCTTGCCAGAGTCCAAAAAGTCCCTTCTCTTTAATAATAGATTTAATCGTTGGTATTATACGAGTATGTCTTCCCTCCCCTATTACCATTCCCTGATCCTCATCCTCCTCATCCTGTTGCTCGCCATCATTATCATGCAATGAGTAATGTAGATTCGAGATCTGTAACTTACATTTAATCAACTCGACAGGAGTCAAGACGAAACTGGCACACGAACCAGCAAAACCAGCAGATATTAAAATAATCAGAAACGCTGAGAATTCAGTGAACGCATTTAGAAATGAAGAACATTGATTGTAAGCCAAAAATAGGATAGCATTTTCCAAAGCCGCCCCAATCAAGGGCGACTCGATACCTTGGTAGAATCCTTCCAGTATACCTTCATTCTCGTATGTATATTTGATACATGACCATGTGCTGGGAAACATGTATGCTTCTTGTGTTTGTAATCTAACCTTTACTGTATCGAATGGATATTCTATGAATTTACCGATGGCACCTGCGATGGAACCCGCAAGAATCTCTCGTAGGGCGGCTCCAAATCCTCCTTCTTCGACAGCATTCATTGTTTCTGGTTTGAGTAATATAGATGTGGAAAATTGCTTACACAGAGACTGTTCACCGCACAAGTGATTGAGTTAATGTATATATTTGGTGTCAGATTATATAAGttgaataattttccattgcctgaataaataatttatgTGTCAAAAGCGCCAGAAGAAAAAAGGAATCCCAAATGGGTGTCGCATATAATGTAAGACCATACAGATATACAAAGAGGAAAGGTAGGGAACAGACATCCAAATGTAGCCGAGTGTGTGTATGCTTTCCAGAACCCGTCTTTTAATAACTTGACAACAAGAAGGTTTTTATTGTGACTACTCTAGGGAAAGGTCTTCAGACAGTTTTATTCCACTTGGATTTACACTAAATAAACTCTAAGCTTAGGTAAGCTTTCTGTAAATATCCGTGTGTAACTATTTTTTACctgaaaaatttttcatcgcgcagaaaatggaaattggaattgtcattattcaaacttATCACCATCTTATGTCAGTTTAGTTAGAACTCTTTTTAACAGTTCCTTTTAAATCCTTAAGGAATAGTCTGCGAATTTTAATACCCGCTTAAATCGattatttcaagaaaactCATCAAGAataacaagaagaaatgaaatACTTAGCTGCTTACTTATTATTGGTCCAAGGTGGTAATGCTTCGCCATCTGCTGCCGACATCAAGGCCGTCATCGACTCTGTCGGTTTGGAAGTTGATGAAGCTAGAATCAACGCCTTGTTGTCCTCTTTGGAAGGTAAGGGTTCCCTAGATGAAATCATTGCTGCTGGTGCTCAAAAGTTCGCTTCTGTCCCAGCTGGTGGTGTTGCCACTGGTGGTGCCGCTGCTGCCGGTGCTTCCTCTGGTGCTGCTGGTGAAGCTGCTGCcgaaaaggaagaagaagctaaGGAAGAATCCGATGACGACATGGGTTTCGGTTTATTCGATTAAAGAAATAGTGGATATTAATACTATTTTCTACTCCCCATACAACTACTTCTGTGTTTATTTAGATATATAGATAATTTTCTAGTATAATCGATATaaatagatattttttcttttttgttTGCTTAACTGTTTGTTAATTGTTGTCGTTTGTAGAAGCCTTATTGCCCTTGAAATGAGCATCCATCGGAAGGTGACAAATGAAGGACAATATCTTATCACTTGAGGAACACTTTTATATCCCGtttgaaattatattaCAGGATGAATTCTGAGattgaaataaaatcattttaatttctcttCAAGTGGActatattttatatttttactACAGttattttctaaatatttattttgaattacAAAGGGGTAGTTTCTTATTAAATAGCAACGGACCCAAATATTGAGATAACAGTACTTGATACAGTAACGTTGACAAGGCCTGTCCATGGTGTATAAACAAATCTAGAAGTATGGATTGTTCTTGCATATTCCGTAACCGTAATTATCTTCCAAGTCTCGGTAGTTTCTGTGCTTGCTGACAACGCCTCTGTTGCACTAGTAGTTTGAGAAAAAGCTGAGGTTATAGTAGCCGAAATGCCAGCACTCGACTGAGATATAGAGTTGTTTGATTCATAAGATTTGGTAGCTGAATTAGATACCTTAGCTGAGCTGGAGGACATAACAGAACTGGAAGCTGAGACAGAGCTAGATTCCTTagcagaactagaagctGGAACAGAACTGGAAGCTGGAGCAGAACTGGAAGCTGGAGCAGAACTGGAAGCTGGAGCAGAACTGGAGCCCTTAGCAGAGCTGGAAGCCTTagcagaactagaagctGGGGCAGAGCTAGATTCTTTAGCAGAGCTAGATTCTTTAGCAGAGCTGGAAGCTGGAGCAGAAGTAGAAGCTGAGACAGAGCTAGATTCCTTagcagaactagaagctGGAACAGAACTGGAAGCCCTagcagaactagaagctAAGACAGAGCTAGATTCTTTagcagaactagaagctGAGACAGAGCTAGATTCTTTAGCAGAGCTGGAAGCCTTagcagaactagaagctAAGACAGAGCTAGATTCCTTAACAGAGCTGGAAGCCTTagcagaactagaagctGGAACAGAACTAGAAGCCTTagcagaactagaagctcgagcagaactagaagctGAGACAGCGCTAGATTCTTTAGCAGAGCTGGAAGCCTTagcagaactagaagctGGAACAGAACTGGAAGCCCTagcagaactagaagctAAGACAGAGCTAGATTCCTTAACAGAGCTGGAAGCCTTagcagaactagaagctGGGGCAGAGCTAGATTCTTTAGCAGAGCTGGAAGCTGGAGCAGAAGTAGAAGCTGAGACAGAGCTAGATTCCTTagcagaactagaagctGGAACAGAACTGGAAGCCCTagcagaactagaagctAAGACAGAGCTAGATTCTTTagcagaactagaagctGAGACAGAGCTAGATTCTTTAGCAGAGCTGGAAGCCTTagcagaactagaagctAAGACAGAGCTAGATTCCTTAACAGAGCTGGAAGCCTTagcagaactagaagctGGAACAGAACTAGAAGCCTTagcagaactagaagctcgagcagaactagaagctGAGACAGCGCTAGATTCTTTAGCAGAGCCGGAAGCCTTagcagaactagaagctGGAACAGAACTGGAAGCCCTagcagaactagaagctAAGACAGAGCTAGATTCCTTAACAGAGCTGGAAGCCTTagcagaactagaagctGGGGCAGAGCTAGATTCCTTagcagaactagaagctggagcagaactagaagctGAGACAGCGCTAGATTCTTTagcagaactagaagctggagcagaactagaagctGAGACAGCGCTAGATTCTTTagcagaactagaagctGGAGCAGAGCTGGAGCCAGAGTTTGGCTCACTGGAAAAGTTACTAATCTGTGTAGTAGATGAAGTTTTCTTAGTAGGTGATTCTTCAGAAGAGAACACAGAATTCGAAGCCGAACTTGAGCTTTTCTTAGTGCTAGAACTTGGTCTGATGGTTGAAGTGGTGTGCAAAGAACTACTTGAAATTGAACTTGAACTTGAACTTGACGCAGCACTAGAAGTTAGTGGAGCACTTGAACTTGAACTAGAACCAGAACTAGAACCAGAACTAGAACTAGAGCTAAAAATTGTACTAGAACTTGACACAGCACTAGAACTTGAAGGAGCACTTGAACTTGAACTTAATATAAAACTAGAGCTTGAACTTAGGAAAGAACTTGAGCTTGATAATTGAATAGTTGATGTGGTGTTAGCAGTGACTGGTAAACCATCCGTACTTGTGGTAAcatagaagaagatgactTCTTCAACCAAAGAGTGGGATGCCGTTACAGCAGTTGTGTATGGTGCAGGCAAGTCTGGAACTGTACCAGGGCAAACCGTATCAAAATGAAAGTATTCATAATAATCAGGAAATTCACTAACGGCACAATTTGATGGGTACGCCTGGGACGAAGTTTGTTCTGGTGGAAGAAAACAAGGGAGGACAGTATTATCAGGGGTTGAACATCGTACGGTTGAAAGCTTCCATCCAGCAGTTGGGTACCCTAAACCCATGTCTATTTGATACGGTGGGTAGGTTAGTATACCAGTTGTAGCATCGTATGTAAGGTTTCCTGTTGGGGCTGTCTCCATTAAGAAATAAGGTAGCTTATAACCTGATGGAATTctaatttttggaat
The sequence above is a segment of the Naumovozyma castellii chromosome 8, complete genome genome. Coding sequences within it:
- the RGA1 gene encoding GTPase-activating protein RGA1 (ancestral locus Anc_5.453) — translated: MSSSAVASTGTLSEGLPVCVRCKKSITSGHAYELGDDKWHTHCFSCYRCEKPLSCDSDFLVLGTGALICFDCSDSCKNCGKKIDDLAIILSSSNEAYCSSCFKCCKCGENITDLRYAKTKRGLFCLKCHEKLLAKRKHYEQKKRLHKDLPTIPPPVPNISEEEEEEEMEEKSAQSRSRESNTPNLIIPARSANRPISPSRSGNSHSRSNSRSFSNVSTLIKSTSESVVAQYLNKSDDDEQNTDTNENDAIGEESKLEENRPQHSRNVSIDFVLNSTLEHGDEEDEEDGTDNVVLEIPSSNKDLLSRTPLRNTLNDKTFKSPSSYRRGMILRDDDGDDNSLDDGTNTKQSIEAMYIDPHDLEPKQLDLLEAPISLAPPTEPKHGLALNFASPLLEKLEKQSTQIFEHHQTTTTPSHHLISPTSTPHSASISVRTENSKNDNIVTPQSSKQNHTSHGILGRSLSMKSKNLVHNLKAKTIGNKQESKSLSTPSSENNKSSSNQIPTPDTHSGWGVSSFSKASQTITPRRTSSRGKSDTTVYAAYGTHPNSIQEVSNESSEDSMFENNSTNNIRRTRHGSNSILSSPTNVAMYTTPPLEDMATFGRLNSSSTALSHRKSLSWQLQQQNPKATKITNPISEIQNLKDTRLSKDARLMDDTLTAELELRKLRVEIKSLEARKSQLLIDIDEMQSTKCNLSQEIESLKLDKESFHSVSTSDDRASSQPIGDAIPLEEPSPVKQISTASMARTAPKPKFWKFFSSQGGKQPPHSVSTQSLNNIGTPPSLFPTGNNSQSSQRLEISPPVLQNPNEFSDVKLIPLHTASTSTSGGDSSSVNLYGSTLVNRCQYEGTNVPFIITTCITEIESSDENLKTEGLYRKSGSQLIIEEVESKFASSTFTTFDMTRYDIHIVTSVLKRYLRKLPDPLLTFKVYDPLMRLVRENKLMGYLPLNNEMDNTPLFEKVIEVLKKILSNLPSQHKELLKVLSAHINMVDHYNKWNLMTMNNLALVFAPSIIRDFNGDRDIIDMKERNYIVGFIFANYKRLI
- the ADE2 gene encoding phosphoribosylaminoimidazole carboxylase ADE2 (ancestral locus Anc_5.455), with amino-acid sequence MDQRIVGILGGGQLGRMLVEAANRLNIRTIVLDAPNSPAKQISNSSEHVDGSYTNPQDIEKLAAKCDVLTIEIEHVDVLTLQSVQLTYPNLKIYPTPETIQLIQDKYIQKEHLMKNGINVVESVPILESTESNLVRIGERFDYPFMLKSRTFAYDGRGNFVVKKPEDIPNALKTLKDSPLYAEKWSLFTKELAVMVIRSVNGQVFSYPVVETVHEDNMCHLCYAPARVPDSVQLKAKLLAENAIKSFPGCGIFGVEMFYLENGEILVNEIAPRPHNSGHYTIDACVTSQFEAHLRAILDLPLPKGFTSLSTNSTNAIMLNIIGDKEEKDAELRICKRALNTPGCSVYLYGKESRPKRKIGHVNVISSSMGECERKLSSLLIEDEAPIETSAVERMEANDQEKPIVGIIMGSDSDLPVMSAGCKLLEEFGVPIEVTIVSAHRTPHRMSKYAIEASKRGIKAIIAGAGGAAHLPGMVAAMTPLPVIGVPVKGSCLDGVDSLHSIVQMPRGVPVATVGINNSINAALLAIRILGGFDFQYQTKMNKFLLKQEEEVLEKANIMEDIGYQKYLASMKR
- the AFI1 gene encoding Afi1p (ancestral locus Anc_5.457); its protein translation is MLLRPVTLKSERQSRLSTKHSTTQQHNVEYIISAEFDNILGPIVKYQYPKTIPGFKFSSNGELSPDGPQNIASLMIPNNVEKVPGKSDFTTFILYHNKYTQNYQLFPPPTYSNKASEKSNVLATVERKRYSIVLEEEELESDLTKNKKDDLDTLFFFNVVNTKLDKTNDRGAIIRSLAIGTTLKNYIIFKPILTMTLDYYMSSPRGASLQTVIDLFNIINSVDLSIVTKFNSNVGMQRILGSITNQKMINRIFDPNENILKTILKLNDLKPIDSFGNKIIFHEQLISYYFTRFHPIALPTYFKKIPLQINLVKSDPIPIFTNYNSHILKFLEQFIPLLMKTDMTKNYSWKLIINSLHETKDVLGDFVMSLANFVRCFFGKDNKYYNGQYILIFPYMDISIVDKLRDFFSPISEYSQAFAIIGTDNPIFQLHSDIWDYYYDLDGQILYDSQTNPEKFTLRQELKNSSTSLKKLFAKPYNLTTTNSNDGTSTGTFSNLSLHFKNNSINSNRMGLMQKFILYLMEGHHDNETTLAVFKRVNLLQLVFLLNTPKLDSQVQQHEAEMTLQDEYLTTYKDFIIFPEFFVYSTLHLLHLITSFEYNLNILLGLGDGPASNEKKYTQLTQILDIVTELNLFISMNKSNLESFINLCFNYPSIEICQMYDLKKQDFSNVNMSTVLSLQKHHNENVKSVLNEVEVVDAFIKNFSIGLFTTFLTQVGGESIEKKLSHIEPSLSTSSKGKILRSKSLRRFLHMSTSERRMSSSQSPTVNTLMENKITASLKETSSTVVEKRIQKIKQIIIKLLSKIEKHPLGALLIESDMSAKTKTIYGNLKMNFLPSTPILKPSSSFSNESPTLSPNRSELLKELNMIEEQQNKFNIHHNVGNSENHV
- the ORT1 gene encoding Ort1p (ancestral locus Anc_5.461), translated to MNAVEEGGFGAALREILAGSIAGAIGKFIEYPFDTVKVRLQTQEAYMFPSTWSCIKYTYENEGILEGFYQGIESPLIGAALENAILFLAYNQCSSFLNAFTEFSAFLIILISAGFAGSCASFVLTPVELIKCKLQISNLHYSLHDNDGEQQDEEDEDQGMVIGEGRHTRIIPTIKSIIKEKGLFGLWQGQSSTFIRESIGSVVWFATYELMKQTLRDPKSEVNTTWQLLISGATAGLAFNGSVFPADTVKSIMQTEHLALMETVRSILERDGVAGFYRGLGITLLRAVPSNAAVFYTYEKLSKIL
- the NCAS0H02180 gene encoding ribosomal protein P2 (ancestral locus Anc_5.462), translated to MKYLAAYLLLVQGGNASPSAADIKAVIDSVGLEVDEARINALLSSLEGKGSLDEIIAAGAQKFASVPAGGVATGGAAAAGASSGAAGEAAAEKEEEAKEESDDDMGFGLFD